A single region of the Brachypodium distachyon strain Bd21 chromosome 3, Brachypodium_distachyon_v3.0, whole genome shotgun sequence genome encodes:
- the LOC100834629 gene encoding THO complex subunit 7B — MLTKGRKVAGRAQDISAHYAFGPHEDDAIIKHRLLTRITTTRGEPPLKKLQKKFISFTTEIEKDADNSSDCEKLYKAFLQEINTFELPLLKSKAVVDANIREKESFDGLQVEIQRQILQAQTDIEDLKKQLEQSKIERQHKEECEAIRKLICLQPPRSETEKLIADLEKEIANLGAETAACTRTLELRKKQFALLLHVVEELQMSIEDEQRSIADELRVANEEPKMSIEEGSGGASDAMAVD; from the exons ATGCTTACCAAAGGGAGGAAAGTTGCTGGAAGGGCCCAAGACATCTCTGCACATTATGCATTTGGCCCACACGAGGATGATGCGATTATTAAGCACCGCCTTCTGACTAGGATCACAACTACTAGGGGTGAACCACCCCTAAAGAAGCTTCAGAAGAAGTTCATATCCTTCACCACTGAGATCGAGAAAGATGCAGACAATTCGAGCGACTGTGAGAAGCTGTACAAGGCCTTTCTACAGGAGATTAACACCTTTGAGCTGCCTCTTCTGAAAAGCAAGGCTGTGGTTGATGCAAATATTAGGGAGAAGGAGAGCTTTGATGGGCTTCAGGTGGAGATACAGCGACAGATCTTGCAAGCTCAGACTGATATTGAGGATCTCAAAAAGCAACTTGAACAAAGCAAGATTGAGAGGCAGCATAAAGAGGAGTGTGAAGCGATCAGGAAACTGATTTGCTTGCAGCCTCCACGGTCAGAAACTGAGAAACTTATTGCTGATCTTGAGAAGGAGATTGCTAATTTGGGGGCTGAAACAGCAGCATGTACAAGGACTTTGGAGCTTAGGAAGAAGCAGTTTGCTCTTCTTCTGCATGTG GTTGAGGAACTGCAAATGTCGATAGAAGATGAGCAAAGGAGCATAGCAGATGAGCTGAGAGTGGCCAACGAAGAGCCTAAGATGAGCATAGAGGAAGGCAGCGGCGGTGCTTCAGATGCTATGGCTGTAGACTGA
- the LOC100834329 gene encoding zinc finger CCCH domain-containing protein 56 — MDYTNAIHIIPDAAGPEAWANSAAPPGGDSGIWATEDDYSQWNADPGLTVGGYGGDRNSSQPRSRDGSEQPLGKKPRGGGPSGGGGGDAGSTSKSRAIGKMFFKTKLCCKFRAGTCPYVTNCNFAHGMEELRKPPPNWQEIVAAHEEATEQREEHQIPIMTSSSVAAPGDSVSGRAYKGRHCKKFYTEEGCPYGDACTFLHDEQSKARESVAISLSPSVGGGSYSSPTAAANGPTILKPSNWKTRICNKWEMTGYCPFGSKCHFAHGAAELHNYGGGLVDIDGRDIAPTPDSKQAALSAKAPAETAAASTAAPPHADVYHLGIQSQRSTLAGQRSGQLPRPIQKWKGPDKISRIYGDWIDETD; from the exons ATGGACTACACCAACGCCATCCACATCATCCCGGATGCCGCCGGCCCCGAGGCCTGGGCCAactcggcggcgccgccgggcgGGGATTCCGGGATATGGGCCACCGAGGACGACTACAGCCAGTGGAACGCCGACCCGGGGCTGACTGTGGGCGGATATGGCGGCGATAGGAACTCCTCGCAGCCGCGGTCGAGGGACGGCAGCGAGCAGCCGCTGGGCAAGAAGCCCCGGGGCGGCGGGCcgtcgggcggcggcggtggcgacgccGGCAGCACCAGCAAGTCACGGGCGATAGGGAAGATGTTCTTCAAGACCAAGCTCTGCTGCAAGTTCCGGGCGGGGACTTGCCCCTACGTGACCAACTGCAACTTTGCCCATGGGATGGAGGAGCTCCGCAAGCCGCCGCCCAACTGGCAGGAGATCGTGGCGGCGCACGAGGAGGCGACGGAGCAGAGGGAGGAGCACCAGATCCCGATCATGACGTCGTCCAGCGTTGCGGCGCCCGGTGACAGCGTCTCCGGCAGGGCGTACAAGGGCAGGCACTGCAAGAAGTTCTACACCGAGGAGGGGTGCCCCTATGGTGACGCGTGCACGTTCTTGCACGACGAGCAGTCCAAGGCGCGGGAGAGCGTGGCGATTAGCCTGTCGCCGTCGGTTGGCGGTGGCAGCTACAGCTCTCCCACCGCTGCTGCGAATGGACCTACCATTCTGAAGCCGTCGAACTGGAAGACGAGGATCTGTAACAAGTGGGAGATGACTGGATACTGCCCCTTTGGTAGCAAGTGCCACTTTGCTCATGGAGCTGCTG AACTACACAACTATGGTGGGGGCCTTGTCGACATTGATGGCAGGGACATTGCACCGACTCCTGACTCGAAGCAGGCTGCGTTGTCTGCAAAAGCTCCTGCTGAGACCGCTGCCGCATCCACTGCTGCACCCCCTCACGCAGACGTGTACCATCTCGGCATCCAATCACAGCGTTCCACCTTGGCCGGCCAAAGGTCGGGGCAGCTACCGAGGCCTATCCAGAAGTGGAAGGGCCCTGACAAGATCAGCAGGATCTATGGCGACTGGATAGATGAAACCGACTAG
- the LOC106866363 gene encoding uncharacterized protein LOC106866363, whose protein sequence is MDQRLSSASVIFPGRRRFLPIRKTKHCESRLRRSAGHGDGRRRRRKKAQIKSATEDIPDELLCLVFMRLTSPVYLVRAASACRRWRRVIAADVLGGSQAQQHRVIGHYHVDEPLAVAATRPPGRHPVFLPGAGTKDVVVVAAAAALDLDFLPRTEFGELNWELADVRGGLLLLARFSHAQDLLGLVACDPLARRYKTIPFSAWFHGQRCFLGAFLRPEDDDAAGISLSDFGVTCVLYRGGIAKAYAFSSSAAGGGRWTSGAARGRGGAVNCRDGYQPVSFAGSTAGSAYWTVGFGARVVVALDKETGELSSASVLPDALRPSLDYAYELPWPPTIRACLS, encoded by the exons ATGGATCAAAGGCTCTCCTCGGCATCAGTAATTTTCCCAGGACGCagg CGGTTCCTTCCGATTCGAAAAACGAAACACTGTGAATCCAGGCTCAGGCGCTCAGCCGGCCATGgggacggccgccgccgccgccgcaagaaAGCTCAGATCAAATCGGCGACGGAGGACATCCCGGACGAGCTCCTCTGCCTGGTGTTCATGCGCCTCACCTCGCCCGTCtacctcgtccgcgccgcctccgcctgcaGGCGCTGGCGCCGCGTCATCGCGGCGGACGTCCTCGGCGGCTCTCAGGCTCAGCAGCACCGCGTCATCGGCCACTACCACGTGGACGagcccctcgccgtcgccgccacgcGTCCGCCCGGCCGCCACCCCGTCTTCCTGCCTGGGGCCGGGACCAaggacgtcgtcgtcgtcgccgccgccgcggcgctcgACCTCGACTTCCTCCCGCGGACGGAATTCGGCGAGCTCAACTGGGAGCTGGCCGACGTCCGGGGCGGGCTCCTGCTCCTCGCGCGCTTCAGCCACGCACAGGATCTGCTGGGTCTCGTCGCTTGCGACCCCCTGGCCCGGCGCTACAAGACGATCCCTTTCTCGGCCTGGTTCCACGGCCAACGCTGTTTCCTGGGCGCCTTCCTCCGacccgaggacgacgacgcaGCTGGCATCAGCCTGTCAGATTTTGGGGTCACGTGCGTGCTCTACCGTGGCGGCATTGCCAAGGCCTACGCGTTctcgtcgtccgccgccggTGGTGGCCGTTGGACCTCTGGCGCCGCGCgtgggcgtggcggcgcggtgAATTGCCGCGACGGCTATCAGCCGGTCAGCTTTGCCGGGAGCACCGCGGGGTCCGCCTACTGGACGGTTGGGTTTGGGGCCCGTGTGGTTGTTGCTCTCGACAAAGAGACCGGCGAGCTCTCGTCGGCGTCCGTCTTGCCGGACGCGCTCCGTCCGTCTCTGGATTACGCCTACGAGTTGCCTTGGCCACCGACCATCCGAGCTTGCTTATCATAG
- the LOC100835128 gene encoding zinc finger CCCH domain-containing protein 56: MDYSNAIHIIPDAAGPEAWVNSAVLPGGDSGIWATEDDYSQWNAEPGLTGGGYGGDRNSSQPQSRSGSEQPPPGKKPRGGPSGGGGGDAGSMSKSRAIGKMFFKTKLCCKFRAGTCPYVTNCNFAHGMEELRKPPPNWQEIVAAHEEATEQREEHQIPIMTSSSVAPSESVSGRAYKGRHCKKFYTEEGCPYGDACTFLHDEQSKARESVAISLSPSVGGGSYNSPTAAANGPTILKPSNWKTRICNKWEMTGYCPFGSKCHFAHGAAELHKYGGGLVDVEGRDIASTPDSKQAALSAKAPAETTPASTAAPPHSDVYHLGIQSQRSTMTSQRSGQLPRPIQKWKGPDKISRIYGDWIDETD, translated from the exons ATGGACTACAGCAACGCCATCCATATCATCCCGGATGCCGCCGGTCCCGAGGCCTGGGTCAACTCGGCAGTGCTTCCTGGCGGGGACTCCGGGATTTGGGCCACCGAGGATGACTACAGCCAGTGGAACGCTGAGCCAGGGCTGACTGGGGGCGGATACGGCGGCGACAGGAACTCATCACAGCCACAGTCGAGGTCTGGCAGCGAGCAGCCACCGCCAGGCAAGAAGCCCCGTGGCGGGCCGTCAGGCGGTGGTGGGGGAGACGCGGGCAGCATGAGCAAGTCACGGGCGATCGGGAAGATGTTCTTCAAGACCAAGCTCTGCTGCAAGTTCCGGGCAGGGACTTGCCCCTACGTGACCAACTGCAACTTCGCCCATGGGATGGAGGAGCTCCGCAAGCCACCGCCCAACTGGCAAGAGATCGTGGCGGCGCACGAGGAGGCGACGGAGCAGAGGGAGGAGCACCAGATCCCAATCATGACGTCGTCCAGCGTGGCGCCCAGTGAAAGCGTGTCCGGCAGGGCATACAAGGGCAGGCACTGCAAGAAGTTCTACACCGAGGAGGGGTGCCCCTATGGCGACGCGTGCACGTTCTTGCACGACGAGCAGTCCAAGGCGCGGGAGAGCGTGGCGATTAGCCTGTCGCCGTCGGTTGGCGGTGGCAGCTACAACTCTCCCACCGCTGCTGCGAATGGACCTACCATTCTGAAGCCGTCGAACTGGAAGACGAGGATCTGTAACAAGTGGGAGATGACTGGATACTGCCCCTTTGGTAGCAAGTGCCACTTTGCTCATGGAGCTGCTG AACTCCACAAGTATGGTGGGGGACTTGTCGATGTTGAGGGCAGGGACATTGCATCGACTCCGGACTCGAAGCAGGCTGCGTTGTCCGCAAAAGCTCCAGCTGAGACCACCCCTGCATCCACCGCTGCGCCCCCTCACTCAGACGTGTACCATCTAGGCATCCAGTCACAGCGTTCCACCATGACCAGCCAAAGGTCGGGGCAGCTACCAAGGCCTATCCAGAAGTGGAAAGGCCCGGACAAGATCAGCAGGATCTATGGCGACTGGATAGACGAAACCGACTAG
- the LOC100835436 gene encoding AT-hook motif nuclear-localized protein 23 produces MAGLDLGTVSYLHHHQQQQLHLLQGHDDGGGSDGGGQDELSPGSGGAAAPGGGGIGGVGGEVVGRRPRGRPPGSKNKPKPPVIITRESANALRAHILEVAAGCDVFEALTAYARRRQRGVCVLSAAGAVANVTIRQQPSNSSSSSSPVVATLQGRFEILSLAGSFLPPPAPPGATSLAAFLAGGQGQVVGGSVAGPLVAAGPVVVVAASFSNVAYERLPLEDDADEVAPPPPSAMDPFGASADPSTGGGGGHGGGLPFFNQLPPGLGMPPPPMAMDGHNGWPAGVGRPPFS; encoded by the coding sequence ATGGCCGGCCTTGATTTGGGCACCGTCTCCTACCTCCACcatcaccagcagcagcagcttcaccTCCTGCAGGGCCATGACGACGGTGGCGgctccgacggcggcggccaggacgaGCTCTCCcctgggagcggcggcgctgccgcgccaggaggcggcgggatcggcggcgtcggggggGAGGTGGTCGGGCGGCGGCCCCGCGGGCGGCCGCCGGGGTCGAAGAACAAGCCGAAGCCGCCGGTGATCATCACGAGGGAGAGCGCCAACGCGCTGCGGGCGCACATCCtcgaggtcgccgccggctgcgacGTCTTCGAGGCGCTCACCGCCtacgcgcgccgccgccagcgcggGGTCTGCGTGCTCTCCGCCGCGGGCGCCGTCGCCAACGTCACCATCCGTCAGCAGCCCTCaaattcctcttcttcttcgtctccggtGGTGGCCACGCTGCAGGGGAGGTTCGAGATCCTGTCTCTGGCCGGGTCCTTCCTCccaccaccggcgccgccgggggccaccagcctggcggcgtTCCTGGCCGGCGGGCAGGGGCAGGTGGTCGGTGGCAGCGTGGCCGGCCCGCTCGTGGCGGCGGgccccgtcgtcgtcgtcgccgcgtCCTTCAGCAACGTGGCTTACGAGAGGCTGCCCCTCGAGGACGACGCTGACGAGgtggccccgccgccgccgtccgccatgGATCCCTTCGGAGCTAGCGCTGATCCGtccacgggcggcggcggcggccatggcggcgggcTGCCGTTCTTCAACCAGCTGCCGCCGGGGTTGggcatgccgccgccgccaatggCGATGGACGGCCACAACGGCTGGCCCGCCGGCGTCGGGAGGCCGCCCTTCTCGTGA